In Hamadaea flava, a genomic segment contains:
- a CDS encoding galactose-binding domain-containing protein: MRRLLRSLATTIVATLALATVSWTPAAQAAGGPNLSLGKTASASSANGAYAAGNLNDGNAASYWESNGAFPQWAQLDLGSVTSIDQVVLKLPAGWGARSQTLAVQGSTNGTSFADIKPSAAYAFDPASGNTVTVGFSVASTRYVRVVITANTGWAAAQLSELEVYGTSTSAANLAQGRPTTESGHADVYGSGNVVDGNPATYWESANNAFPQWAGVDLGSAVSVGKVVLKLPPTWGTRTQTLSIETSTDGTAYSTAKASAAYAFDPSVAANSVTISFTATSARYVRVRITANTGWPAGQLSELEVYSAGVVDDAPPTVPGTLSYTQSGTTITLAWGASTDIGSGLAGYDVFRDGSLAATVGQVTTWQDTQPTTATVAYYVRARDNAGNISANSNTVTRTGTSPDATPPTVPGALAYAESGTTITLTWGASTDSGGSGLAGYTVYRGGSAIATLGTVLTYQDTQPTTATVSYYVRARDGAGNLSGNSNTVTRTGHQPPACSNVALNKPVTATGSVFTFTPDKATDGNVTTYWEGSASYPQDLTVALGANHAVSSVTVKLNPDSAWGTRSQTFQVFGRDQASTTYTSLVAAAAYNFVQGVNSVTVPVTATTADLRLRFTANTGAASGQVAELEVCGTAAPNPDLTVSNLAWGPASPDETSSVSLSATVTNAGDLASAATTLAFALNGTQKATVTVPAIGAGGSAPVSVSVGTLAMGTYAVSATVDPANTVFEKNEGNNSAANATSMVVAQAPGPDLQVLGIAPNPANPAAGQAVSFTVTLKNRGTTATGVTSVTRLSVAGTTLNTNTASVGAGATVAVPVTGTWTATAGGATITATADATGVVTETNETNNSFSQAIVVGRGAAVPYAEYEAESASYSGTLLTADPLRTFGHTNFATESSGRQSVRLDNAGQYVEFTATNQANSIVVRNSIPDAPSGGGIDRTLSLYINGAFAQKITLSSRNSWLYGTTDDTESLSNSPQANARRLFDESHALLSASYPPGTKFRLQRDSGDTATFYIVDFIDLEQVAPELAKPAECTSITQYGAIPDDGLDDTSAIQRAVTDDENGVISCVWIPAGQWRQEQKILSPDPTRNQYNQKGIRNAVIKGAGMWYTTLYTNTEPQNVVGNINHPHEGNVGFDIDDNVQLSDLAIFGMTTNRANRGHGLNGRFGKNTKVANLWIEHVNVGAWVGRDYSDTPAYWNPGDGLQFSGMRIRDTYADGINFSNGTRNSTVFNSSFRTTGDDSLAVWANPYVKDQSVDIGHDNHFTNNTIQLPWRANGAAIYGGYGNTIENNLIFDTMNYPGIMLATDHSPLPFSGTTTVANNALYRAGGVFWGEAQEFGAITLFASTTDIVGVTIRDTEIYDSTYDGIQFKTGGGSMPNVKITNVRVQGSVNGAGILAMSGARGNAVLSNVTCAGNADGNIVIQPGSQFQITGS; the protein is encoded by the coding sequence ATGAGACGACTTCTCCGCAGCTTGGCGACAACGATCGTCGCCACGCTCGCCCTGGCCACCGTGAGCTGGACGCCGGCCGCGCAGGCCGCCGGCGGCCCGAACCTCTCGCTCGGCAAGACCGCATCCGCGAGCAGCGCCAACGGCGCGTACGCGGCCGGCAACCTCAACGACGGCAACGCGGCCAGCTACTGGGAGAGCAACGGCGCCTTCCCGCAATGGGCCCAGCTCGACCTCGGCAGTGTCACGAGCATCGACCAGGTCGTCCTCAAGCTACCCGCCGGCTGGGGCGCACGCTCCCAGACCTTGGCCGTGCAGGGCAGCACCAACGGAACGAGCTTCGCCGACATCAAGCCGTCGGCGGCGTACGCCTTCGACCCGGCGAGCGGCAACACGGTGACGGTCGGCTTCTCCGTGGCGTCGACCCGCTACGTCCGCGTCGTCATCACGGCCAACACCGGATGGGCCGCCGCGCAACTGTCCGAACTGGAGGTCTACGGAACCTCGACCTCGGCGGCCAACCTGGCTCAGGGCCGGCCCACCACCGAGAGCGGCCACGCCGACGTCTACGGCTCCGGCAACGTCGTCGACGGCAACCCGGCCACCTACTGGGAGAGCGCGAACAACGCCTTCCCGCAGTGGGCCGGTGTCGACCTCGGCTCGGCCGTCTCGGTCGGCAAGGTCGTGCTGAAGCTGCCACCGACCTGGGGTACGCGTACGCAGACGCTGTCGATCGAGACGAGCACGGACGGCACCGCCTACAGCACCGCGAAGGCGTCGGCGGCGTACGCCTTCGACCCGTCGGTGGCCGCCAACTCGGTGACCATCAGCTTCACCGCGACGTCGGCCCGCTACGTCCGGGTGCGGATCACCGCGAACACCGGCTGGCCCGCCGGGCAACTGTCGGAGCTGGAGGTCTACAGCGCGGGTGTGGTCGACGACGCGCCGCCGACCGTGCCGGGCACGCTGTCCTACACGCAGTCCGGCACGACGATCACCCTGGCCTGGGGCGCATCCACCGACATCGGCAGCGGCCTGGCCGGGTACGACGTCTTCCGCGACGGCAGCCTCGCCGCCACCGTCGGACAGGTCACGACCTGGCAGGACACCCAGCCGACCACAGCCACCGTCGCCTACTACGTACGCGCGCGCGACAACGCCGGGAACATCTCGGCCAACAGCAACACCGTCACGCGTACAGGGACCAGCCCGGACGCCACCCCGCCGACGGTCCCCGGCGCGCTGGCGTACGCCGAGTCGGGTACGACGATCACGCTGACCTGGGGCGCGTCCACCGACTCCGGCGGCAGCGGCTTGGCCGGGTACACCGTGTATCGGGGCGGCTCCGCCATCGCCACCCTCGGCACGGTGCTGACCTATCAGGACACTCAGCCGACCACCGCCACGGTGTCGTATTACGTACGCGCCCGCGATGGTGCCGGTAACTTGTCCGGCAACAGCAACACGGTCACGCGTACCGGGCATCAGCCGCCGGCGTGCTCGAACGTCGCACTGAACAAGCCGGTGACCGCGACCGGTTCGGTCTTCACGTTCACCCCGGACAAGGCCACCGACGGCAACGTCACGACCTACTGGGAGGGCTCGGCGTCCTACCCGCAGGATCTGACCGTCGCGCTGGGCGCCAACCACGCCGTCTCGTCGGTCACGGTCAAGCTCAACCCGGACTCGGCCTGGGGTACGCGCTCCCAGACGTTCCAGGTGTTCGGCCGCGATCAGGCGTCGACCACCTACACGTCGCTGGTCGCTGCGGCGGCGTACAACTTCGTGCAAGGCGTGAACAGCGTGACCGTGCCGGTGACCGCGACCACCGCGGACCTCCGGCTGCGCTTCACCGCGAACACCGGGGCGGCGTCTGGCCAGGTCGCGGAGCTGGAGGTGTGCGGCACGGCCGCGCCGAACCCGGACCTGACGGTGTCGAACCTGGCCTGGGGCCCCGCGTCGCCGGACGAGACGAGCAGCGTGAGCCTGTCGGCGACGGTGACCAACGCCGGTGACCTGGCCTCAGCCGCTACGACGCTGGCCTTCGCCCTCAACGGTACGCAGAAGGCGACGGTCACCGTTCCGGCTATCGGTGCCGGCGGTTCCGCACCGGTCAGCGTCAGCGTCGGCACCCTGGCGATGGGCACGTACGCCGTCAGCGCCACGGTCGATCCGGCGAACACGGTGTTCGAGAAGAACGAGGGCAACAACAGCGCCGCCAACGCGACCAGCATGGTGGTGGCCCAGGCGCCCGGCCCGGACCTGCAAGTGCTGGGGATCGCGCCGAATCCGGCGAACCCGGCGGCCGGGCAAGCGGTCTCCTTCACCGTCACGCTGAAGAACCGCGGCACCACCGCGACCGGCGTCACGAGCGTGACCCGGCTGAGCGTCGCCGGGACGACGCTGAACACGAACACCGCGTCGGTCGGCGCGGGCGCGACCGTCGCCGTGCCGGTGACCGGCACCTGGACGGCGACCGCGGGCGGCGCGACGATCACGGCGACCGCGGACGCCACCGGCGTGGTGACCGAGACGAACGAGACCAACAACTCGTTCTCCCAGGCCATCGTGGTCGGCCGGGGCGCGGCCGTGCCCTACGCCGAGTACGAGGCCGAATCGGCGTCCTACTCGGGCACCCTCCTGACGGCCGATCCGCTGCGGACCTTCGGGCACACCAACTTCGCCACCGAGTCCTCCGGCCGGCAGTCGGTACGCCTGGACAACGCGGGCCAGTACGTCGAGTTCACCGCCACGAACCAGGCGAACTCGATCGTCGTCCGCAACTCGATCCCGGACGCTCCGAGCGGCGGCGGCATCGACCGGACGCTCAGCCTCTACATCAACGGAGCCTTCGCTCAGAAGATCACCCTCTCGTCCCGCAACAGCTGGCTCTACGGCACCACCGACGACACCGAGAGCCTGTCGAACTCGCCGCAGGCCAACGCCCGCCGGTTGTTCGACGAGTCGCACGCGCTGCTGTCGGCGAGCTACCCGCCGGGGACGAAGTTCCGGCTCCAGCGGGACTCCGGTGACACCGCGACCTTCTACATCGTCGACTTCATCGACCTCGAGCAGGTCGCGCCGGAGCTGGCCAAGCCGGCCGAGTGCACCTCGATCACCCAGTACGGCGCGATCCCCGACGACGGGCTCGACGACACCAGCGCGATCCAGCGAGCGGTGACCGACGACGAGAACGGCGTGATCAGCTGCGTGTGGATCCCGGCCGGGCAATGGCGGCAGGAGCAGAAGATCCTGTCCCCCGACCCGACCCGCAACCAGTACAACCAGAAGGGCATCCGCAACGCGGTGATCAAGGGCGCGGGCATGTGGTACACCACGCTCTACACGAACACCGAACCGCAGAACGTGGTCGGCAACATCAACCACCCGCACGAGGGCAACGTCGGCTTCGACATCGACGACAACGTGCAGCTGTCCGACCTGGCGATCTTCGGGATGACGACGAACCGGGCCAACCGCGGCCACGGCCTCAACGGCCGATTCGGCAAGAACACCAAGGTCGCCAACCTCTGGATCGAGCACGTCAACGTCGGCGCCTGGGTCGGCCGCGACTACTCCGACACCCCGGCGTACTGGAACCCCGGTGACGGGCTCCAGTTCAGCGGGATGCGCATCCGTGACACGTACGCCGACGGGATCAACTTCTCCAACGGCACCCGCAACTCGACGGTGTTCAACTCGTCGTTCCGCACCACCGGCGACGACTCCCTGGCGGTCTGGGCCAACCCGTACGTCAAGGACCAGTCGGTCGACATCGGCCACGACAACCACTTCACCAACAACACGATCCAGCTGCCCTGGCGAGCCAACGGCGCGGCGATCTACGGCGGCTACGGCAACACCATCGAGAACAACCTGATCTTCGACACCATGAACTATCCGGGAATCATGCTGGCGACCGACCACAGCCCGCTGCCGTTCTCGGGGACGACGACCGTCGCCAACAACGCCCTCTACCGGGCGGGCGGCGTGTTCTGGGGCGAGGCGCAGGAATTCGGCGCGATCACCCTGTTCGCGTCGACCACCGACATCGTCGGAGTGACCATCCGCGACACCGAGATCTACGACTCGACGTACGACGGGATCCAGTTCAAGACGGGCGGCGGCAGCATGCCTAACGTGAAGATC
- a CDS encoding SMI1/KNR4 family protein, whose translation MTHPDADQIVTEAWARIEAALARVLPETVPTLRPPATEAEIDAVEAALGLPLPPDFRASLRVHDGTEWAKPSAVPLDLLYPAAEIVEATRMWRDGSDDDPLWTDPGVLAYQIDDKSIRVSGPVRPTLTAESRVPVGTMNGDVWWLLDLDPPQGGTPGQVFRVDPECTTWDVLAPSWTELLLRYADDLERYAADPATSTLDIDEYAGPACEWGERTDAVGIRPEWLRDVAARDPYDD comes from the coding sequence GTGACACATCCCGACGCTGACCAGATCGTCACCGAGGCATGGGCGCGGATCGAGGCCGCCCTGGCTCGCGTACTGCCGGAGACGGTGCCGACGCTGCGGCCGCCCGCGACCGAGGCGGAGATCGACGCGGTCGAGGCGGCCCTGGGACTGCCGCTGCCGCCCGACTTCCGGGCGAGCCTGCGCGTCCACGACGGGACCGAGTGGGCCAAGCCCAGCGCCGTCCCGCTCGACCTGCTCTACCCGGCGGCCGAGATCGTCGAGGCGACTCGGATGTGGCGCGACGGCTCCGACGACGATCCGCTCTGGACCGACCCCGGCGTGCTGGCGTACCAGATCGATGACAAGTCGATCCGGGTGAGCGGGCCGGTGCGGCCGACCTTGACCGCCGAGAGCCGGGTGCCCGTCGGGACCATGAACGGCGACGTGTGGTGGCTGCTCGACCTCGACCCGCCCCAGGGCGGCACGCCTGGTCAGGTGTTCCGCGTCGACCCGGAGTGCACCACGTGGGACGTGCTCGCTCCCTCGTGGACGGAACTGCTCCTGCGGTACGCCGACGACCTCGAGCGGTACGCGGCCGACCCGGCGACCTCGACCCTCGACATCGACGAGTACGCCGGACCCGCCTGCGAATGGGGCGAGCGGACCGATGCGGTGGGCATCCGGCCGGAGTGGCTGCGCGACGTCGCCGCGCGTGATCCATACGACGATTAG
- a CDS encoding CsbD family protein, with the protein MGTVDNAKHKAEELIGKAKEKVGDATDNHSLQAEGLAEQAKAKLGQAGDDIRDTLRGRDGDRADENQADEDRSAR; encoded by the coding sequence ATGGGAACCGTGGACAACGCCAAGCACAAGGCCGAAGAGCTGATCGGCAAGGCCAAGGAGAAGGTCGGCGACGCGACCGACAACCACAGCCTCCAAGCCGAGGGCCTGGCCGAGCAGGCCAAGGCGAAGCTCGGCCAGGCCGGTGACGACATTCGCGACACCCTGCGCGGCCGCGATGGCGACCGAGCGGACGAGAACCAGGCCGACGAGGACCGTTCGGCGAGGTAA